One window of the Deltaproteobacteria bacterium genome contains the following:
- a CDS encoding amidohydrolase family protein produces the protein MADFDTLIKGGTIVDGTLVPPYRADVGIKNGVITKIGHLKSNDATQVLDASGLVVAPGAVDLHAHYDAPIHWDPHCTIGSWHGVTSVTNGNCGFGFAPVRHKDADRSMLSMERNEAIPFEAMKATMPFDWETFPQWMDHMDRMPKAINMIQLVPVTPLVSYVMGGWNEAKARQPNDKEMAEIIRVMHEAMACGAGGWAAQRLTGYGASVQRDYDGTLMVSDLMGDEFYLNMAKMLADYDRGTIQFAQVSGALDEGTEGPRRDMGFAGRLAELSSRPTLFNAVLVTDERPQVFRTMLNVVDECNKRGVPLVAHGLTMRLDFRFSLEEQWNLFDNVDAWREATLGTAEERKAKLVNPKLRQSMREEYDRSKQPKALGDIADFVCRKIENADLRKQYRDRTIRDIAKEENKHVVDVLIDISAADNWKTEWLTPVRNQSPEYCKELLSHRTVAGFSDGGAHTKFQTLGAYVTDLLTWMVRDTGMITLEQAHYHLSYLPAWVAGFRDRGAVKEGLAADLLVYDLAKLAVKPMEVLYDVPPNNWRRVQGAEGYRWIMVNGQVTFENGQATGSLPGRLLRC, from the coding sequence ATGGCAGACTTCGATACCCTTATCAAAGGGGGAACGATTGTCGATGGAACGTTGGTGCCGCCCTACCGCGCCGATGTCGGCATCAAAAACGGCGTCATCACCAAGATCGGTCATTTGAAAAGCAACGATGCCACGCAAGTGCTCGATGCTTCGGGGTTGGTTGTTGCGCCCGGGGCGGTGGACTTGCACGCGCATTACGACGCGCCGATCCACTGGGACCCACACTGCACGATCGGTAGTTGGCATGGCGTGACTTCGGTGACGAACGGCAATTGCGGCTTTGGCTTTGCGCCCGTGCGTCATAAAGACGCCGACCGTTCCATGTTGTCCATGGAACGCAACGAAGCGATTCCCTTCGAAGCGATGAAGGCGACCATGCCGTTCGATTGGGAAACCTTTCCACAGTGGATGGACCACATGGATCGCATGCCCAAAGCGATCAACATGATCCAGCTTGTTCCCGTCACGCCGTTGGTGAGTTACGTCATGGGCGGGTGGAACGAGGCGAAGGCCCGCCAACCCAACGACAAGGAAATGGCGGAGATTATCCGCGTTATGCACGAAGCCATGGCGTGCGGTGCCGGCGGCTGGGCCGCGCAACGCCTCACTGGCTATGGCGCGTCGGTGCAACGCGACTATGACGGCACCCTCATGGTGTCGGACTTGATGGGAGACGAGTTCTATCTCAACATGGCCAAGATGCTTGCGGACTATGACCGTGGCACGATTCAATTCGCCCAGGTCTCCGGCGCATTGGACGAAGGCACCGAAGGTCCGCGCCGCGACATGGGTTTCGCCGGACGGCTTGCGGAACTCAGTAGTCGGCCCACGTTGTTCAACGCCGTGTTGGTGACAGATGAAAGGCCACAAGTCTTTCGCACCATGCTGAATGTCGTGGACGAATGCAACAAACGCGGGGTTCCGTTAGTGGCGCACGGCTTGACCATGCGTCTCGATTTCCGCTTCTCTCTCGAAGAGCAGTGGAACCTCTTCGATAATGTCGATGCATGGCGCGAGGCGACCTTGGGCACGGCGGAAGAACGCAAGGCGAAGTTGGTCAACCCCAAACTACGGCAGTCGATGCGGGAAGAGTACGACCGCAGCAAACAACCGAAAGCCTTGGGTGACATTGCCGATTTCGTTTGCCGCAAGATCGAGAACGCCGACTTGCGCAAGCAGTACCGCGATCGGACGATCCGCGACATCGCCAAGGAAGAGAATAAGCACGTCGTTGACGTACTGATCGACATCTCCGCTGCCGACAACTGGAAGACGGAATGGCTAACGCCTGTCCGCAACCAGAGCCCGGAGTATTGCAAAGAGCTGTTGAGCCATCGCACGGTCGCCGGTTTCTCCGACGGCGGTGCCCACACCAAGTTTCAGACCTTGGGGGCGTATGTCACCGATCTCCTGACGTGGATGGTGCGCGACACCGGCATGATTACCCTGGAGCAGGCGCACTATCATCTGAGTTACTTGCCGGCCTGGGTGGCGGGGTTCAGAGATCGCGGCGCGGTCAAGGAAGGACTGGCGGCGGACCTGCTCGTGTACGATCTGGCGAAACTTGCCGTCAAGCCGATGGAAGTGCTTTACGACGTCCCGCCCAACAACTGGCGGCGCGTACAAGGCGCGGAAGGCTACCGGTGGATCATGGTCAACGGCCAAGTGACGTTCGAGAACGGTCAAGCCACCGGCTCGCTGCCGGGGCGGCTGCTGCGCTGCTGA